From Sodalis glossinidius str. 'morsitans', the proteins below share one genomic window:
- the trkH gene encoding Trk system potassium transporter TrkH: MHFRTITRIVGLLVTLFSVTMIIPGLVALIYRDGAGSVFAQTFFCAQAIGLLLWFPNRRQKSELKSREGFLIVVLFWTVLGSVGALPFLFAEHPNLSVTDAFFESFSGLTTTGATALVGLDTLPHAILFYRQMLQWFGGMGIIVLAVAILPILGVGGMQLYRAEMPGPLKDNKMRPRIAETAKTLWLIYVALTIACALALWGAGMPAFDAISHSFSTIAIGGFSTHDASIGYYHSPLINTIVAIFLLISGCNYGLHFAALSGRNLKVYWRDPEFRMFIAVQLTLVVVCILILWRYDVYANSLQTLNQAFFQVVSMATTAGFTTDGIAQWPLFLPILLLCSAFIGGCAGSTGGGLKVIRILLLYLQGSRELKRLVHPNAVYTIKLGNRALPERILEAVWGFFSAYALVFILSMVAVVATGVDNFSAFAAVAATLNNLGPGLGVVADNFTSMNAVAKWILILTMLFGRLEVFTLLVLFTPTFWRE, encoded by the coding sequence ATGCATTTTCGCACCATAACCCGCATCGTGGGTCTGCTCGTCACCTTGTTCTCGGTGACTATGATAATCCCCGGCCTGGTGGCCTTGATCTATCGGGATGGTGCCGGCAGCGTTTTCGCGCAAACATTTTTTTGCGCACAGGCTATTGGACTTTTGCTGTGGTTTCCGAACCGTCGTCAAAAAAGTGAATTGAAATCTCGCGAAGGGTTCCTCATTGTGGTGCTGTTTTGGACCGTTCTGGGTAGTGTGGGTGCGTTGCCGTTTTTATTTGCCGAACACCCTAATTTGTCAGTCACCGATGCGTTTTTTGAATCCTTTTCTGGGCTGACCACCACCGGCGCCACGGCGCTGGTAGGGCTTGATACCTTACCCCACGCCATTTTGTTTTACCGGCAGATGCTACAGTGGTTTGGCGGCATGGGTATTATTGTGCTGGCGGTGGCGATTCTACCTATCCTCGGCGTCGGCGGCATGCAGCTGTATCGCGCGGAAATGCCCGGTCCGCTGAAAGACAATAAAATGCGCCCGCGTATCGCCGAAACCGCCAAGACCTTATGGCTCATCTATGTGGCGCTGACCATCGCCTGCGCGCTAGCGCTGTGGGGCGCGGGTATGCCGGCATTCGATGCGATTAGCCACAGTTTTTCCACTATCGCCATCGGCGGCTTTTCCACCCACGATGCGAGTATTGGCTATTACCATAGCCCGCTTATCAACACGATTGTCGCCATATTTCTACTGATATCCGGATGCAATTACGGTCTCCATTTCGCAGCCCTCAGCGGCCGCAATCTGAAAGTCTACTGGCGAGATCCCGAATTTCGCATGTTTATTGCGGTACAGTTGACGCTGGTGGTGGTCTGCATTTTGATTCTTTGGCGTTACGATGTATACGCTAACAGCCTGCAAACGCTTAATCAGGCGTTTTTTCAAGTGGTTTCCATGGCAACCACCGCCGGGTTTACCACTGACGGCATCGCTCAATGGCCGTTATTCCTGCCGATATTGCTCCTTTGCTCGGCGTTTATCGGTGGCTGCGCCGGCTCTACGGGAGGCGGGTTGAAGGTGATCCGCATTCTGCTGCTCTATTTGCAAGGCTCGCGTGAACTGAAACGCTTGGTGCATCCAAACGCGGTGTACACCATCAAACTGGGTAACCGGGCGCTGCCGGAACGAATTCTGGAAGCGGTTTGGGGTTTTTTTTCCGCTTATGCGCTAGTGTTTATCCTCAGTATGGTAGCGGTAGTCGCCACCGGTGTCGATAACTTTTCCGCTTTTGCGGCGGTGGCGGCAACGCTAAACAACCTCGGGCCCGGCCTGGGTGTCGTGGCCGATAACTTTACCTCCATGAACGCGGTGGCCAAGTGGATCCTCATCCTGACCATGCTGTTTGGCCGTCTGGAGGTATTCACTTTATTGGTTCTGTTTACGCCGACCTTTTGGCGTGAGTGA
- the pepQ gene encoding Xaa-Pro dipeptidase: MESLSSLYRDHIATLQQRTREILQRQQLEGLLIHAGEPISRFLDDHDYPFKVNPQFKAWFPVTRVPHCWLWVDGVNKPKLWYYLSIDYWYLVEPLPDSFWTPYVDIVPFADPDEIAALLPPRDNVAYLGSSPHRASLLGMERDFINPQPVLDYLHYHRAYKTDYELACMREAQKSAVNGHRAAKEAFLSGMCEFDINIAYLSACGHRDTDVPYDNIIALNEHAAVLHYTRLDQHTPEHVMSFLIDAGTEYNGYAADLTRTYAAQKDSDFAALIAAMNSEQQALIATIETGVNYIDYHLQMHGRIAKLLKQFDILSGLSEDAMVTEGLTLPFLPHGLGHPLGLQVHDVAGFMQDDRGTSLAPQSRYTHLRCTRVLQPRMVLTIEPGLYFIESLLAPWRANTFGRHFNWSRIESFKPYGGIRIEDNIVIHDNHIENMTRALKLE; the protein is encoded by the coding sequence ATGGAATCGCTTTCTTCGTTATACAGGGATCATATCGCCACTCTCCAACAGCGCACCCGGGAGATATTACAGCGCCAGCAGCTGGAAGGATTACTGATCCATGCCGGCGAGCCGATAAGCCGCTTTCTTGATGATCATGACTACCCGTTTAAGGTCAATCCACAGTTCAAAGCCTGGTTTCCGGTTACCCGCGTGCCGCACTGCTGGCTGTGGGTCGACGGAGTTAACAAGCCAAAACTGTGGTACTACCTGTCAATAGATTATTGGTACCTGGTGGAACCGTTGCCGGACAGCTTTTGGACGCCGTATGTAGATATCGTCCCGTTCGCCGATCCGGACGAGATTGCCGCGCTGTTGCCCCCGCGCGACAACGTCGCCTATTTGGGATCGTCGCCGCATCGGGCATCTCTGCTGGGAATGGAACGTGACTTTATCAACCCGCAGCCGGTACTGGATTATCTGCATTATCACCGGGCCTACAAGACCGACTACGAACTAGCCTGCATGCGCGAAGCGCAAAAATCAGCGGTAAATGGTCATCGGGCGGCAAAAGAGGCTTTCTTGTCCGGTATGTGCGAATTCGATATCAATATCGCCTATCTCAGCGCTTGCGGCCACCGCGATACCGATGTGCCCTATGATAATATTATCGCCCTGAATGAACATGCGGCGGTATTGCATTACACCCGTCTGGACCAGCACACGCCAGAACACGTAATGAGTTTTCTTATCGATGCCGGCACCGAATACAACGGTTACGCCGCCGACCTGACCCGAACCTATGCGGCGCAGAAAGACAGTGACTTCGCCGCGCTGATCGCGGCGATGAATAGCGAGCAGCAGGCGCTTATCGCCACCATTGAAACTGGCGTTAACTACATCGATTATCATCTACAGATGCACGGTAGAATCGCTAAGCTTTTAAAGCAGTTTGATATCCTCAGTGGCTTGAGTGAGGATGCGATGGTGACGGAGGGGTTGACCCTGCCGTTCCTCCCCCACGGCCTAGGCCATCCGTTAGGGTTGCAAGTGCACGATGTCGCCGGCTTTATGCAAGACGATCGCGGCACGTCTTTGGCGCCGCAGTCACGCTATACTCATTTGCGCTGCACGCGCGTGCTGCAGCCGCGGATGGTGTTGACTATCGAACCCGGTCTTTATTTTATCGAATCGCTGCTGGCCCCTTGGCGCGCCAACACCTTTGGCCGTCATTTCAACTGGTCGCGTATTGAAAGCTTTAAGCCTTATGGCGGTATTCGTATTGAGGACAATATCGTTATTCACGACAATCACATCGAAAATATGACGCGCGCGCTGAAATTGGAATGA